The Pseudomonadota bacterium genome contains the following window.
TCTATATTTCTTACCTTTACTACTTCTTTTAACGTGTCTATATGGAGTATTTCTATATGCCTTCCCATCCTCTCAGAGATACGTCCTATCACACTTACAGGATCAATATCAAATGCCGCTACTATCTTATATTTTTGTTTTAAAAAGTCCTTGTACACCAAAAGGGCACTCCCCATATTCCCGATACCCACCACTGCAATCCTCCACACCCTGTTTATGCCAAGTATTTCCTTTATGTGGAATTTAAGTTCTTTCACATTGTAACCCATGCCTCTTATGCCAAATTCACCAAAATATGCAAAATCTTTTCTTACCTGAGCTGCGTTGACATTACATATTGTTGCAATGAGGGCACTGGATGCCACCTTTTCATTCTTTGATTCAAGGTCCCCAAGACACTTTAAGTAGTTTGATAACCTCCTTATCGTTGCCTCAGGAATTTTTGAATACTTAGCCATTTTTCCACCCTTAGTATTGTATTTTTTTACTTTCTAACAATTTTTCACATGAATTGCAAGAGAAAAATTTAACAAGCCAATATTAGTTCATAGATCATGGCATGTCAATTACCAATAACCAAATTCCAATAACCAACCA
Protein-coding sequences here:
- a CDS encoding redox-sensing transcriptional repressor Rex, whose protein sequence is MAKYSKIPEATIRRLSNYLKCLGDLESKNEKVASSALIATICNVNAAQVRKDFAYFGEFGIRGMGYNVKELKFHIKEILGINRVWRIAVVGIGNMGSALLVYKDFLKQKYKIVAAFDIDPVSVIGRISERMGRHIEILHIDTLKEVVKVRNIEIGIITVPPQEAQKVANLLVEANVKGILNFSPSPVTVPKQIKLRNIFFTAALDNLVYYLSN